A stretch of Pseudomonas sp. LRP2-20 DNA encodes these proteins:
- a CDS encoding ArnT family glycosyltransferase, translating to MALSLTVRRQSLLAGLLALLLFCAGVYGQAPIGFDSRFVLFAQEMLRHGPTVFPTTYGQPYADYTSLSTLFIWLLSLPFGAVNGLTAWLPSAIAGALIVTLMYRLLAPFSLRWAWSSIALLLLTVTFVSEVRAVSQDLMLAAVAFSVFYLGYAHDQRGARPRWPLVFGLLLLGFGIRGPIGLVVPTGILCSYYLLTGQWRRLLLFGALASLLLVASVGLLLWMAKVSGGQAFLDDVIRMQFMGRMDGSEGASSALYYFTSSLGNYAPTYPLAILALLATWLGRARLQGPALRLVGYCAAGALLVMLGLSIPLAKKARYLLPMLPMVAIIAAYPFQVAQGRLFAGLRGAIQGLWLLTPGLMMVVLLVAQRRFPGDIGGITVLMVVLAALQLWALSRLVQPRWRAEVMAGCAVMALWLVYVAVFEPVERRLYDTRSFTQAVLEQVSQQPAPLVLHRLGQDAKAIKFMVNLDQDMQPLFTETPAQLQALQRPAWLMMDQRDFQALQGTPLQALQPRLRGRFDNNDYVLMYLGQ from the coding sequence ATGGCACTGTCCCTGACCGTTCGCCGGCAGTCACTGCTTGCAGGGCTGCTGGCGCTGCTGCTGTTCTGCGCCGGGGTGTATGGGCAAGCGCCGATCGGCTTCGACTCGCGCTTTGTGCTGTTCGCCCAGGAGATGCTGCGCCATGGGCCAACCGTGTTCCCCACCACCTATGGGCAACCCTACGCCGACTACACCTCGCTCTCGACGCTGTTCATCTGGCTGTTGTCACTGCCGTTCGGCGCGGTCAACGGCCTGACGGCATGGCTGCCCAGCGCCATCGCCGGCGCGCTGATCGTCACCCTGATGTACCGGCTGCTGGCGCCATTCTCGCTGCGTTGGGCGTGGAGCAGCATTGCCTTGCTGCTGCTGACCGTCACCTTCGTCAGCGAAGTCCGCGCGGTGTCGCAGGACCTGATGCTGGCGGCCGTCGCCTTCAGCGTGTTCTATCTGGGTTATGCCCACGACCAGCGGGGCGCCAGGCCCCGCTGGCCGCTGGTGTTCGGCCTGTTGCTGCTGGGTTTCGGCATTCGTGGGCCGATTGGCCTGGTGGTGCCGACCGGCATCCTGTGCAGCTACTACCTGCTCACCGGCCAATGGCGACGCTTGCTGCTGTTTGGGGCGCTGGCCAGCCTGCTGCTAGTTGCCAGTGTCGGCCTGTTGCTGTGGATGGCGAAGGTCAGCGGTGGCCAGGCGTTTCTCGATGACGTGATTCGCATGCAGTTCATGGGGCGCATGGACGGCAGCGAGGGCGCCAGCAGCGCGCTGTACTACTTCACCAGCTCGCTGGGCAACTATGCGCCGACCTACCCACTGGCAATCCTGGCATTGCTGGCCACCTGGCTGGGCCGTGCGCGTCTGCAGGGGCCGGCGCTGCGCCTGGTCGGTTACTGTGCGGCTGGCGCACTGCTGGTCATGCTCGGGCTGTCGATCCCTTTGGCCAAGAAGGCCCGCTACCTGCTGCCGATGCTGCCGATGGTGGCGATCATCGCCGCGTACCCGTTCCAGGTGGCCCAGGGGCGGCTGTTTGCCGGGTTGCGGGGGGCAATCCAGGGCCTCTGGTTGCTGACACCGGGGTTGATGATGGTCGTCTTGCTGGTGGCTCAGCGCCGCTTCCCCGGGGACATTGGCGGCATCACGGTGCTGATGGTAGTGCTGGCGGCCTTGCAGCTGTGGGCGTTGTCGCGCCTGGTGCAGCCACGCTGGCGTGCCGAGGTCATGGCTGGCTGCGCGGTCATGGCGTTGTGGCTGGTGTATGTCGCGGTATTCGAACCTGTGGAGCGTCGCCTGTACGACACCCGCAGCTTCACCCAGGCAGTGCTCGAACAGGTTTCGCAGCAACCGGCTCCACTGGTACTGCACCGGTTGGGCCAGGATGCCAAGGCCATCAAGTTCATGGTCAACCTCGACCAGGACATGCAACCACTGTTCACCGAAACACCCGCGCAACTCCAGGCCTTGCAGCGGCCTGCCTGGCTGATGATGGATCAGCGCGACTTCCAGGCCTTGCAAGGGACACCGCTGCAAGCGCTACAGCCACGCCTGCGCGGGCGCTTCGATAACAACGACTATGTGCTGATGTACCTTGGGCAGTGA